One stretch of Tepidibacter hydrothermalis DNA includes these proteins:
- a CDS encoding glutaredoxin family protein — MNKKIELYSSNTCGYCSMAKDYFNENHLEYIEYNISEDASSRKRLMKMGYMSVPVILIEGEEVLGFDKDKMDKMLKS, encoded by the coding sequence ATGAATAAAAAAATAGAATTATATAGTAGTAATACATGTGGATACTGCTCCATGGCGAAGGATTATTTTAATGAAAATCATTTAGAATATATAGAGTACAATATATCAGAAGATGCTAGCTCTAGAAAAAGATTAATGAAAATGGGATATATGTCAGTTCCAGTTATATTAATAGAAGGTGAAGAAGTATTAGGATTTGATAAAGATAAAATGGATAAAATGCTAAAATCTTAA
- a CDS encoding sigma factor yields MLKIFKKNSLVKRLDKIKRGDKLEREKIIEEYIPFIIKTVSSVTNRYIESENSEEYSVGLEGFNEAIDKYDPKSGNFISFAKIVISSRTKDYLRKIKKDSKVISINQFPKEEQENIHNNLRTEDFVKDVILKEEIKTFENKLNDFDITFNDLLDEAPKHKDTRINAINIARYIFENNSIKMELMAKKRIPNSKIIKELNVTQKILKRSRKFIIATVLILESDSDLLKSYITFDKGGVNI; encoded by the coding sequence TTGCTGAAAATTTTCAAAAAAAATTCTTTGGTCAAGAGATTAGATAAAATAAAAAGGGGAGATAAGCTTGAAAGAGAGAAAATAATAGAAGAATATATCCCGTTTATTATAAAAACAGTATCTAGTGTAACGAATAGATATATAGAGTCTGAAAACAGTGAAGAGTATAGTGTAGGATTAGAAGGTTTTAATGAAGCTATAGATAAGTATGACCCTAAAAGTGGAAATTTTATATCATTTGCTAAAATTGTTATATCTAGTAGGACAAAAGATTATTTGAGAAAAATAAAAAAAGATTCTAAAGTAATATCTATAAATCAATTTCCAAAAGAAGAGCAAGAAAATATACACAATAATTTAAGAACAGAAGATTTTGTAAAGGATGTAATATTAAAAGAAGAGATAAAAACTTTTGAAAATAAATTGAATGATTTTGATATAACGTTTAACGATTTGTTAGATGAAGCGCCAAAACATAAGGATACTAGAATTAATGCTATCAATATAGCAAGGTATATATTCGAAAACAATTCTATAAAGATGGAATTGATGGCGAAAAAGCGAATACCAAATTCTAAAATAATAAAAGAATTGAATGTAACACAGAAGATATTAAAAAGAAGCAGAAAGTTCATTATTGCAACTGTACTAATATTAGAGAGTGATTCAGATTTGTTAAAAAGCTATATTACATTTGATAAAGGGGGTGTTAATATATGA
- a CDS encoding anti-sigma factor domain-containing protein, producing the protein MIYKGCIIKIEDDFAIVLSNDMEYIKVIKKDGMNIGNQIMFVKDDIYNENKINYKKISALAAVVFILFMSINIFNIKNNENMIAAAVVSLDINPSIEFELNKKGIVIEVNDINEEANKIIDKEVIGKKIEDALYITINNAREKNYISSQKNSVLISDVILDSTVKDKLNIEEDLQVKLNNNKKDNYIKIVYLKSNKNNMKDAHKNDMSIGKYEAFKEIEKKNADTSVYEVKNMKVYQIFDENGKINNDVIEVEQEDNFIEVEKDNVITEKEDSNFENQSQELGDSKELQDNQATEIIKKNYDKDKNKDDDKLKDDNDNKQKQKDKDKEKSKKKDNDRNKEKDKNKNKDRYKKDKGRYKKDKDEDDEEDKDDDYEDEYDGKLKSKIKHSHNEKYKDKKDKYHDKFKKYKPDNKLKHKD; encoded by the coding sequence ATGATATATAAAGGTTGTATTATAAAGATTGAAGATGATTTTGCTATTGTACTAAGTAATGATATGGAGTATATAAAAGTTATAAAAAAAGATGGTATGAATATAGGTAATCAGATTATGTTTGTGAAAGATGATATTTATAATGAAAATAAAATAAATTATAAGAAGATATCTGCTTTAGCAGCTGTAGTGTTTATTTTATTTATGTCAATTAATATATTTAATATAAAAAATAATGAAAATATGATTGCGGCAGCTGTTGTGAGTTTAGATATAAATCCAAGTATAGAATTTGAATTAAATAAAAAAGGAATAGTAATAGAGGTAAATGATATAAACGAAGAAGCTAATAAAATAATAGATAAAGAAGTTATAGGTAAAAAGATTGAAGATGCATTATACATAACCATAAATAATGCAAGGGAAAAAAATTATATATCTTCACAAAAGAATTCTGTTTTAATATCAGATGTAATATTAGATTCTACTGTAAAAGATAAATTAAATATAGAAGAGGATCTTCAAGTAAAATTAAATAATAATAAAAAGGATAATTATATAAAAATAGTATATTTAAAATCAAACAAAAATAATATGAAAGATGCTCATAAAAATGATATGTCTATTGGTAAATATGAAGCATTTAAAGAAATAGAGAAAAAAAATGCAGATACAAGCGTATATGAAGTAAAAAATATGAAGGTGTATCAAATTTTTGATGAAAATGGAAAAATAAATAATGATGTCATTGAAGTTGAACAAGAAGACAATTTTATTGAAGTTGAAAAAGATAATGTTATTACAGAAAAGGAAGATTCTAATTTTGAAAATCAATCACAAGAATTAGGTGATTCAAAAGAATTACAAGATAATCAAGCTACAGAAATAATAAAAAAGAATTACGATAAAGATAAAAATAAAGATGATGATAAACTCAAAGATGACAATGACAATAAACAGAAACAGAAAGATAAAGATAAAGAGAAAAGTAAAAAGAAAGATAACGACAGAAATAAAGAGAAAGATAAGAATAAAAATAAAGATAGATACAAAAAGGATAAAGGTAGATACAAAAAAGATAAAGATGAAGATGACGAAGAGGATAAAGATGATGACTACGAAGATGAATATGATGGTAAATTAAAAAGTAAAATAAAACACAGTCACAATGAAAAATATAAGGATAAAAAAGATAAATACCATGATAAGTTTAAAAAGTATAAACCTGATAATAAACTTAAACATAAAGATTAA
- a CDS encoding stalk domain-containing protein, whose product MKLLQKRIISALLVSTFVLTGPASMSSNAQGKRSKEYKNDKNYEQMENIKYEKENIDKIKIEIKFEKEKAEKKIKKAKEDKDDKLTNELLNEIEELQKNIDKLNKNMKDLKRQMKKIAKEKYTQEELEKLENIAKQIKESNKNISVLPVENIISEDLNMKFDTPPVIKYGRTLIPVRAISEGLGADVKWNAEDKKVIITKDDVEIILSLEDGKAYVNGEEKEIDVPAEIMSNRTIVPLRFIAENLGLDVDYDKETETIELEESTEDEEDGVTTEDEIDEESIEDETDEEDKIATEGSTEDKTDEEDEIATESETNNNDGA is encoded by the coding sequence ATGAAATTACTACAAAAGAGGATTATATCAGCACTACTTGTTTCTACATTTGTATTAACGGGACCGGCTAGTATGAGTTCAAACGCACAAGGGAAGAGATCTAAAGAATATAAAAATGATAAAAACTATGAGCAAATGGAAAATATAAAGTATGAAAAAGAGAATATAGATAAAATAAAAATAGAGATAAAATTCGAAAAAGAAAAAGCCGAAAAAAAAATAAAAAAAGCTAAAGAAGATAAAGATGATAAGTTAACAAATGAGCTATTAAATGAAATAGAAGAATTGCAAAAAAACATAGATAAGTTAAATAAAAATATGAAAGATTTAAAAAGACAGATGAAAAAAATAGCTAAAGAAAAATATACACAAGAAGAATTAGAAAAATTAGAGAATATAGCTAAGCAAATAAAAGAAAGTAATAAGAATATATCTGTATTACCAGTTGAAAATATTATAAGTGAAGATTTGAATATGAAATTTGATACGCCTCCTGTTATAAAGTATGGAAGAACATTAATTCCAGTAAGAGCTATATCTGAAGGACTTGGAGCAGATGTTAAATGGAATGCTGAAGATAAAAAGGTTATAATAACTAAAGATGATGTTGAAATTATCCTAAGTTTAGAAGATGGAAAAGCTTATGTTAATGGAGAAGAAAAAGAAATAGATGTTCCAGCTGAAATAATGAGTAATAGAACTATAGTTCCACTAAGGTTTATTGCTGAAAATTTAGGCTTGGATGTTGATTATGATAAAGAGACAGAGACTATTGAATTAGAAGAGTCAACAGAAGATGAAGAAGATGGTGTAACAACTGAAGATGAAATAGATGAAGAGTCAATTGAAGATGAAACAGACGAAGAAGATAAGATAGCAACTGAAGGGTCGACTGAAGATAAAACAGATGAAGAAGATGAGATAGCAACTGAAAGTGAAACTAATAATAATGATGGAGCGTAA
- a CDS encoding metal-dependent hydrolase has product MLVKYLGHSAFLIQTSEYNILIDPFIKDNPNCPINLKELPHIDYILVTHGHSDHIGDTILISKKYNSTVICNFEISLYLSKYNIKCIPMHIGGRIQQSFGKVKMIPALHGSSIYEGTHLIYAGNPCGFLLEIENTKLYHAGDTGLSIEMKLLEYENIDFAMLPIGGVFTMDVDDCIKAIEFINPKNVIPIHFNTFDAINANPNLLKDNVKSCNVSILNPGEDIQIK; this is encoded by the coding sequence ATGTTAGTAAAATATTTAGGTCATTCCGCTTTTTTAATTCAAACTTCAGAGTATAATATTTTAATAGATCCATTCATAAAAGATAACCCTAATTGCCCAATCAACTTAAAAGAATTACCTCATATAGACTATATATTAGTTACGCATGGACATAGTGATCATATAGGAGATACTATTTTAATATCTAAAAAATACAACTCCACTGTAATATGTAACTTCGAAATATCTTTATATCTATCTAAATACAACATAAAATGTATTCCTATGCACATAGGGGGACGTATCCAGCAATCTTTTGGAAAAGTTAAGATGATTCCAGCTCTGCATGGTTCTAGTATTTATGAAGGTACTCACTTAATATATGCTGGTAATCCATGTGGCTTTTTATTAGAAATTGAAAATACTAAATTATATCATGCAGGAGATACAGGACTATCTATAGAAATGAAACTTTTAGAGTATGAGAATATAGATTTTGCCATGTTACCTATTGGCGGAGTATTTACAATGGATGTTGATGATTGTATAAAAGCTATAGAGTTTATAAACCCTAAAAATGTTATTCCTATTCACTTTAATACATTTGATGCTATAAATGCCAATCCTAATTTGTTAAAAGATAATGTTAAATCTTGTAATGTATCTATTTTAAATCCAGGAGAAGATATTCAAATAAAGTAA